The Elaeis guineensis isolate ETL-2024a chromosome 11, EG11, whole genome shotgun sequence genomic interval ATTCCAATGCAATAGAAACAAGGGATCATATTAGCCTGCACTCTGTAGAATCTGACTTCAGACAATGAAGAGTGATTGTATCATCATGGCCACCCAAATATTTTCCATAAAATAGCTTTAGATCAATCTATCAAGGAAAATAGACGTGTACCAATTcacatgatttcaaattttatatgacctAAAGACCACGGTATGTTCCTCTGATAATAATGCAAAACTGACAAAATTGCTACACTGAGATACTTGAAGTTACAATAGTCCATATTCAATTCTGAAGTAAGTTTCTGCCCACTTGCAAGCCTATCAATCCATAGAACACATTTTCTAAACCTAGAACAAGACCCTTTGATGCGAAAGAAACTTCAAATATATACTACATCCAGTAGCCTACCCATAAAACTTTAAATGTCCTGATGGAAAGAAGCctatatcagaaaaaaaaaacatgcatTTTTTATAACGTTTAGGCAAACAACTACTAAGACATAGGCATGTCAGTATACACATTTAGAGTGGCCATCTTGAATTATTACTGAAAAGGCTTGTGAAAATAGCCACTATAGATTAGAGTCACTACTGTAAATCTAAATTTACTTGATGATTGCCCTTGATCGGTAATACTGAGATGCCTCCACCTGCCTAGTAAACATAGATTGAAAAACTGAACTTAGAATGTCGACTTTTGGATATCAAACtgagaaattttagacatatgTCTGCTAGGTTCCCTTTCCATACCTTTCATAACTACTGCATCCCCTACCACAGAATCATAGTTCAAAACCTTGCTAGGTCAACCTGAAACCTGGGTAAGTCGAAAGTCAACTCAACTCTGCAGATTTCAAGATGACTCAGCGGTGATTCACTGATTTGCCAAGTTACTTGGAACTTGATTTGAGTAAGTTCCGCTCAGTCAACTATTTGATGATAATGTTACCCATATTTTCAACTATATGCATTTCATTATACCTATGCTATGCAAGTAGCATGAAACTAAACACTAACAAGATTTGGGGTGACTTTATCATTACATAAAATTAATGGGATTATATGACACttgcatattttaatttttaaattttattattcattcTTGATATTCAAGATTCAGTGGGTACTCACCCAAGTCATCGAGTCAACTTGACTTGGCTAACTTTTGAGTCCAGTAGGGTTTTTGGACTTCTGAACTAGCTTAAATCAAATAAAAGTAAAAATAGCATACCCTGCAAAAGAAGCTGCATAGCGTACATAAGGCAAATCCATGGATGAAGGGCTAGTTTTCCATCTGACAACCTGAGCTATATCAAGTGACATGCTCTTGCCAAGGACAATGTGCAAAGCAGATGTTACAGGATCTCGCATGCCAGTAGTACTGCAAAAACAGAAAGCAACTCTCTCTTGTAAAAGTACTATTAAAACTTCAAAATGATTAATTTAAGATTCATTTAAATCAATTGTCAGTTAAGTGAGTTCAGATTAACTGCATaactctggaaaaaaaaaaaagcatggatAAGGCATGCAAGAATTAAGGTTTATTTGTTAAATGAAAGACAACCAATTTTCTGGAGTACGAAAACATACTTGAAGCTTACTAGGTGAAGATGAGTTCAAAAACCCTCGTCTACATAGAACATGATAAACTACAGAATCAAGCAACCATCACTTACACTCAATTTTAAATTCTGAAACAAAGATACCTAATCACAATAGCATCAGTGGAGCCGGCTGGAATTATTCCAAGTCTAAACCAATCATTTGGGAAGGAAATTACAGGATTTTGATCTGCACAGTAGCCGAGGTGATCTTGTTATTGGGTGCAGGGAAAATTAGGTGCAACTACCTGATAACTTGAGGCAAAAAGAAAACTTGTTCTGTGCAGTCAATTACTTTGATATGTAAAGTTAAATCAGTATGTACTAACCTGTATTACATGGTCCACATTTATTTGCTGTATTCAAAACCAAAAAATTTATTAGGGCCTGAATTGTTGAAGAGTATTGATTCTAGTACTGGATTTCCAATAGCAAATAAACTAGTAGTTACATACTGAATTTTGGGATGCCCACTCCATTAGATTCTGAATTTGAGAGAAGAGGTTCATGATCGTCACTTTGAGAAGAAGTCTCAGGAGACAAGCCATTTTCATCATTACAATAGGCTCTACCATTATTATTGCTATTATTTCCAAACATTTGATTCTTTTCATCATTTACAGAATAACCGAACTCTGTTGGAGCTGGTGGATAAGGACCCTTGTGCCTTGAGGAAAGAAGGCCATTCAGAACTTCATTAAAGAGACCATCACCCCCCTGAGACAGCATTGGATCAACATATTTCAGGAAACTATAAAAGAAACAAAATTGAATGGTGTAACACCTAGTTTTAAAATAAAGAACCAATACAAGAACTTTCTTTTCTTTGCATGACCTTATCTCAGCAGCGTCATAATTCACCAGACCTTAGATCTGGTAGTCATCAAATTGATACATAAGTAAAACATGGATTTGTATGCAGTTACATAAAATGTCTCATAAAGTTCTGCATATGCAATTTATTATGAAGCCCGCACATTGTAAGGTAGCAAATAGATTAAGCTCATAACATGGTAATTATAAGTTGGAGTTTTTAAGTTTCGCATAAAGTTAAGCTATTTTTAACATTCATACTGTGATAAACATGGATGAGGACTATTGCCAAGATTTGTACAGGCTGCACTGCAAGCCTGGGATCTCTGTCCTAGCTAAAGGTGTGTGCTATATGTGGTCATCTCGCCCAGATTATCCGTTGCTTACCACATATACATGAAGCATCATGGATGTTACCAAACAATTCTGTTGGGACTCACATATTAGCTCTATCATCTTAACATTACATGTGGTCAAGCTTAAAGGTGATTTAGATTTAGTGGGTTGATTTGATCACCTATTAAAGCTTCAGGGAAATATTTTACAAAGATGCAGGAATTTATTGAGCAAATACCAAAGTGGCATCCAAGTTTCACCAACCATATCAAGCTAATTTGTGAAGCCATATGGAAAAAATGGTTTGAATGCTCAAGTTATATCTATATACATCATCATCACCAACAAGCCTTCTCCCAACTAGTTGAGATCAGTTTTATTAGTTACCAATTTTCAGAAAAGGCTAAGTCTTCTTttattatcttcataactttcccACAACTTCCATCTCATATAATACTCCCATTCCTCTTTCCAAACCCTCAATGCAAATCTTACTCATCCTGTTCTAATAGGGCACCCTCAAGTCATTGCAGCAAATGCCAACATCTCAGCCAAGCATGTCCAAGTACAACTCACACTTTTCATGTATGTCCAGTACTTCACAGGGTATGCCCCTCATCCTGCCAGTCACACAGCTCAATTTAAGGGCTCCAAAAAAGCATCCAAAACTAAAATCCTAATATAACATCATCCAGCAAAACACAAAATCCACCAAGTACTGGTgtcataaaaatttgaagaaaatcaAAGGGGAAACATTTAAGAAAGCAAAAATAGAGCTATAATGCAGCCTGAACACGCACCAGCTGCAAATGTTTTCCTATGAACACCAAGCCATGAAAAGAACCATGTTCAAGAGAAAATGCCTTCTTTTTCAAACAATCTGCCATCTATCAACAACAAATCATATCCACCAACAGATAATAATAAACATGCCcatgaaaagttaaaatataagagAAGAGTTGCATGTGCTTCAAAGGAGATATGACACACCGAAAGAACTCACCAGCTTCCATGTGCAACAAGGTTTGTCAAACCACCCCAAATTGCTTCGAATGGGGCATACCATACCATAGCAATGTGGAACCATGTTGGTCAGGCCTCTCAATTTGGTCATAGGCCCGAACGATTTTGCTCAAGTTTGAGTGGCTTCAAGCAGCTCCAGGTACAAACTAGGTTGAACCGGTCCCTTTACTATTTAAATACCTCTCCAATCCCAGCCCTAGACTTCGATCTCTTGCCTCTCTCTCACACAAGTGTACCACCCTGGCCGATCCCTCTTTCTCAAGCACATCGCAATGACAATGGCGATGGCAACAGCCAATCCCCGGACTGTCTTGGCCTCGGTGCCAACCCCATCATTGTATCCCCCTCTCTCCCACTATCGAGCGCTCAATCGATGGAAAAatgagaacaagaagaagaaatagaagaggTTTTTGGGTGTAACAGTGCCCCACTAGCACGGTCAAGCAAATCGTGTGCCGGTATAGTATCATGCCAATACCATACCAACCCAATACCATAGCGGCATGAGTCTCAACACTAGTTTGACAACCCTTGATTAGTAATGAAACTCAAGTTTGTCCATAGACTCGATTGATGATTCCTTGAAGGATCCTTGAGTCATCATTTCATAATAATGATATGCCACCTCAAGGTTTGAATACCTGGATTTTGTTCCCCTAATTGGCTTCATAAAAGGCTAATTTTGTTCCACTATCCaacaataaaacataaaaaatcACACTAGGAATGCATTCGTTTATAACTGGGCCAAAAAATTGAACCAAATCCACCAAATAAGTAGTGTTAACCAAAGTGCAATAAAGCTGTAATATCCTGGAAACTTGAATATGTATAAAagaatatatattagattagggAATTGGTCGTTGCCTTTAATTATGTACTGTAGAAGTAAATGGGATTGCCAATGAACTCTACAAACAGTCTTATCTAAGGACTCATGTTTCTTGTTGATCATAGATTGCTTATCTACTTCAGCTGAAAAATAAAGTATCTATTGTATTATCATGGGCTTTTAAAATTTCATTTTGATTTGAGTTTATAATGTTCTAAAACACTTTCCAAGCACATTAATTTGAACAACAAATAAAATATCTATCAAGATAGAAAGCTAATTATGAAAAAGACAATAACCAACCGAAATAAGATTTATGACAAGTTTAAAAAGAATACACCATATGATAACATGTGAGCTAGTGACATACCACAGCAACAATGCCATCAAAAGAACAAAGTTCTCCATCTGATAAAGATGATATTATATCAAATGCATGCCCTGCCCTCTTAGTCACTTTCACCTGAGAAAAGCACAGAAACTATGTAAATCAATTGACTGTGATGGAACCACCATCTATGCAAGCAAAGTTCGTTATAACATAAAAATATTGCATAAACTTTGTCGGAGTCTATTTATAGAATGTTTATGTTTCAATTTGAAGTCATGAAAGCACTCTATTCACCTCTGTTTGTACTTTAGCACGGGAAAATATAGGAGCAACCATTTCCCAAGTTTTGTTTCCTTTTCCTTTCCCACATAATGGATGTACAAAGACCTACAGGAAGTTAGTTCCTGTATTAAAAAACCTCAGCGGCTAAAAAATGAACATGTCTTAATCAAAGTATGGACTCTACCAAAAGACTCTTTGGCCTTCCAGCTCCATCTTTCATATAAGCATTTATGTCTTCCACCCACATTTGGCATTTCTGCAAATCCTCATGCCCGAAAGTGTACTCAGAAAGAACCCAAGGAGAACAACACGTTTTGGGTTTATGAAATCCATGCACCACAAACCGGTACATCTGCACGAGCAAAGCAACACTTAGGAATAGAAAGCAGTGAACACTGCAGCAGTGACAGTCAAGAAAGTCGAAATTATCAGGAACATGTAATACATGTCATAAAAAACAAGCCTTCTCGCAGCCACATGTGATCAACACTAAGAAAGAAACAGGATGCATGACACAGCTTTTATTGAAATATTCTAACCTCAGAGGTACTGCCCAAAAGAAACCTGCCACAATTCCAATGAGAGTCATGAATCAAGCCTCGATCAATAAATTCTACAGCGTAGACATTTGAAAAATTGACCTCAGTTTCAATCTTTGAATGACGTTTCATGCACAAGCACGAAGATGCAACTGAACCCTGAAAAGCGTAACAAAGTCAAAACACAACATCGAACTTGAACAAGGATGGATGATAGTTATTATGTAAGAAACAAAGAAATCctaactaaaaataatataacACAGGAGTTATTTGGGAACTCCTCATAAATTTACCAAAGCTATCGATAAAACATCAAATTAATCTACACTAATTTCCAAAATATGTGCACAAATATTAGTCAATTGCTGTTTGGTTTTAGTTTCCTCCATAATTACCCTTTCTTCCGAAAGAGCCAATTATCCATCTAGCTACTAAAAATATCAAGCGTTCCACAAGCCAGCCTTCTCTGACCGGAATTAGTCGTAATAAACTCGCTATATAAATTCCAGTGTTGCAGAAATAAGGACCGCCCCCTATTCACAAATAGAAGAAGTCTGTTTGAGGCCATCTCGAGActccaaatagaaaaaaaaatttattaaaaaaaaataataaatggaTAGAGGCTACCCAATATACATATTTGTTAAAAGACTTAAGTTGACGATAaaatggatatgtgttcaccaaATCTAGTCAGTATCGACAAGAATATCATCTGggaaaaggaggggaaggaaagcTGAACAATAGTGCTAAATTTTGTTGCCTCAAACCACGTAATTACCAATTCAACAGAACGATCTGACAGAAAAGAATCAAAAAAATCAGAATTTGTCCATGATCTAGGTTTTATCAtgaatccatttaaaaattcaagtttaaaccAAGCTCATGATGAAAAAGAAGGAACAAATGTGATTTCTTAAAGAAGAACCTACCCTATCGAGGGGTTTCCAGGACAAGCCGTCGGGATCGAGGGTGACGACAACCTCGCCGACCTGATCCAGGAACAGCGTGGAGCGCAAGACCTTCCCGCTCCTATCCATGGATGGAAGAGAAAGGAAGGTTTACGATCAGCTCGATGTCAAGGCCGGAAGAGAAGAAGCAGGCGCCCGGTTTGGCCCTTTCTTCCGTGGAGGCTGATATTATTTTCGGGCCCCACAATATGGGCCCAATATCTCTGCCATCTATCCCTCCACGTGCGTCAATGAGTTCCACGCGTCCCCATACCCTGGCatcgcttttttttttctttgaaaaaatttacaagagttTGAGATTACAATACAGAGAATTATGCTATAAATTTCTGACTcggctcaaaaaatatttttttaaataaattttatataaaataattatttattttaaatataaattaaaaataattatctattttgattaaaattatttttatattcttatattctttaaaatactatagtattacattattgaattttattatggttctccaaaagatattttgatatttttattgtttATTTATTTCTGATCATCGGATTAAATATGGATCACTTGGATTTTAAGTGattgaaattttcaaaaaaatctccATCATGGCCAGAAGGTGGAGAAGCCGTGGGTAGGAAAACCTGGGGGGGGGGCGCGAGGTGAGAGACTACAGAAGCTGTTAGTGCTGACGGTGGAGGTTCCTTGGGTGCGTGCGGGTAGGGGCCGCACAAGCCGCTGGTGCCAAGGGATGGGGGAACCATGGGCTCGTGGTGTGTGGGGGTGCGTAGAAGCGGCGGGCATCGGAGAGGGGCCCGGGGGGGGTGGACGGGGGGCCGCAGAAGACACCGACACCCGAGGGGGTGCGTAGAAGCGGTGGGTGTTGGAGAGGGGGCCCGAGGGTGgtgtggggtggggtggggggtAGGGCTGAAATCGGGCCGGGCTGGGCCGGGCCACACCCATACCCGAGTCCGGCCCAAATTTTTTTGTCGATTTTCTGGCTGGACTTAGGctcgaattttttaaaaatatatagccCGAACCCAGTCCAAACCCGATTGGGCCGGCCCGCATCCAAGCCCGAATCAGGCCTGACCGACATCCAGGCCCGaatgagcccattgttcaagcccgAATCCGGCCCGCGTCTAAGCCCGAATCTGGCCTGTTTAAATGGCAATTTGGATGGTCGTCGGTCGGTGGATGGAAGATGGACCAGAGAGGGCCAAGGGCTAGGGCTTTTTAGCCTCTTCGACTTCGAGACTTCGATGAGGAAACTGAGAAAGTCAAGAGACAGAAAAGTGAAGAGAACAGGAAGAGCTGAAGAGGatgggtttaagggtttaatgggATTAAAAGGATGGAGGTCTGACCTTGGCTCCGACAAGGTGTTGAAATCCAGCTCCCAGCACGGCCACGGCAGCACGATGTTGAAGCCTCCGCTCTCTGACAATAAACTTTAAAAcccgagagagaaaaagaaaatagggaATGGGATCCGGAGGAAAGGGATTCAGAGGATCCTTACCCAAAACGACGAACGGTGATGGCCAAAGACAGGAAGACGACGATGACGATGAGGGAAGATGGAGAACTGGTGTCACGAACCAGGGACAGAACATGCCAAATGGGGAAAACAAAAGATCTGTCGATGATGGGGGAAGACGATGATGGCGGTTGGTGGACAGAACACGGACCAGGGATGGAACATCTACTTCGACGAAAGATGACTTCGATCGACGATGGCGACGAACGACTTTGACAGGGAagaactgaagatggagaagacaagaggaagagggaagagcgGAAGTCTGAAGAGGTGTCGAGGCGATGGGCTCAGCCGACAACTGCTTAGGGCTCTTAATTAGGAAAAAAGGGGTTTTTCGATCAGGTTTTACGAAGGAatggagagaggggggagggctaTTGAGGGTTTTTGCAAGGGAGGTATGCGGAGTTAACATACGATCGCTTCACCGGATTTCTTCCCCTGGAACAAGGACTCTGGATCAGGAGTCTGGTTGGAATTGGGCCTTTAATCGAGCTCAATTTCGAGCCCGGGTCGTACTAAAGGTCCGTCCGAGCCCGGCCCAAAATTAAAATGGCCCTATTTTATTGGTCTGAGCTCAGCCTGGATGGTTTTAGGCCAAGCTCGAAGTCCGATCTGAAGCCAGCCCGATCGGATGGGTCTCAGGCTGGCCCGAGCCCACTCCCAGCCCTAACGGAGGGCCGCAGAAGCCACTGACACCAGGGCATAGGTCGagggggtggggggaggggggCGTGCGCAGAAGCCCACGTGGGGCGGTCGTCGGGGGGTGGCGCAAAAGCCACCGGCATCGAGGGTGGGGGGGCTATGGTCGGGGAACCGCGGGCATGCGGGGTCGGGGGGGAGGCCGATGGTAGAGGAATCACAGGCACTGTGGGGGACTGGGATGGGGAGGTCGACGGTGGAGGAGCCGCAGGGGCCAGGGGAAGAGCGGTGGGGGCACGAcacaaggaagaagaaagagaaaaaaattaataaactattattttttaacaaataaaatatataaaaataataatataaaatatctaaaatatcttttataataaaatataataacaaagcATCAtagcaaaattttatattatcatagtgctgtattcttttataataaagtagtattacattatataagtgtagtattcctttataataatgcagtgttgctttattgtattatattagtatagtattcctttacaataaggtagtattatattatattagtgtagtattttttataataatataatattattatattatattatattaatgtagtatttatttataataagatagtattacattatcatagtgtagtatttttttattgtaCTATTACTTTACAATAATACAGATTttctttataatagtatagtataactttataatagtgtagtattattttataatagtatagtattatttttattatagtatactattattttataataatatagtattactttataatagtatagtattgttTTATAACTAGAAGGGCAATTAGATCATATTATCCTATTTTGATAATTGCTTTTAAGTTATGTTTTAAATTAGGAGGATTTTTACTTAAAACTTAAGTAGAtagctacttttaagtttaaattcAATTAGATATTTCTCattaatctttttttatttttttacttataaaaattatttttattatttaaaaaataaaaatattttttaattttaaaaaaattattttttattgtcaTTGCCAACACCACATCCTCCATCATCATCAATGGCTCCCGTGCCATCACATTACCTTCATTGCTATTAAGAATGATAATTTACTCTACTAAATATTTGATCCAatctgattttaataaaataaattttatttaatctatagTGGATCCAAAATGGATATGTGTATTATGAagcaaaattctttgtacactgtCTGCAGTATAGAAAATCTAACGTGGAGCGCATCACTTCATTCTACTGGACTACATAGCCACTACTTTCCAAATTGCATTTAATGTTTCCGATATTATAGCATCCTGTgttcaaattatgactttttgcgtaggatgtcataattttttcataaaatgtcATAAACAGAAAAAAGTATTTTCGTCattgaaaaaatctcatgatatTCTGTGAAAAATTATGTCCTTTTCTCtttataatatcatataaaaaagttATGACATCTCGtgcaaaaagttataatttcAATGTAGAATGCCATAATATCGACAtagaatgtaataatttttttaaaagaggagaagtatttttgtcattcaaaattttaaatgataaagtaAAATTGAAGGTATTAAATAGATATTAAATGTACTATAAAAAATGATAGCCATGTGATCCAATCAGATAAGATAATGTACTCCACGTTAAATTTTCTACACCGCaggtggtgcacaaaaaatttcttataTCATGAAATTCatcccaaatttgatttggatataTAATTCATTATAAATCTTATTTTTAGgctccaaaaaaattttatatataaataattattttttattgtctTACCTGATCTGATCTGCCAACCCCAGCCTCTCTGGCTCCACCGGTCCCACTTGCCTCAGCTGACTGTACTTATCTTATCCCATCCCAAGGTGATATAGAACAGGTATGGATAACGACCTAACCCACTTATATGCAGCTAATTGTCATCCATAACCACTGGCATCATCTCCACTGCCGCATCACGATTTCCTTTACCAATTTCACCAATGGATGTCGCcacaattatattttaattttttaaaaataaatttttgtacgaaatatatttatatttaaaataaaattttatttttatttataaaaaaaatataaaagatgaaAGCCTTTTTAAAATGTACATCCGGGGGTCACACCCATTAGTACTGGTGAGGGTGTGTGAGTCCGACACTTTGATACCTCAGCTTCTGTGAGGCTCAAAGTCAAGATTTTTGGCTGGATCTGTTGGGGAAATCCATATACTTAATTGGGGGCGAAATAACTTGAGAGGTAACGCTACTCAGACAACTCGGATTCCCGTTTCCCTGCTTCCAAGCTGAGGGTGCAACCATTGATGTTACATGGGTAgaccttttaaatttttattttataaaaaatacaaTTTTGTTCTGTTTTACAGATGCAACGAAAGGCATTCCTCAAAGTTTATAAATCAACAACCACATGAATCCGCACAGACCAGAAAAGCAAAACAGCGAGGAAGCTCACCTTTGGAATGAAAATATAGGTACCATCCAACTCAAGCAACCAGTCTACTTGTTGGCTACATGATCAGTTGTGTATTCTATtttgaagataatttttgaaaattattcaacctctttttatcattttatattaTACAATTCTTTGTAATATGTATTTTTAGTACTCTTCTTCAGTACTATAATCAGCAAATATCACAATTGGTATATATGTTCAACCATTTGTCCCTTCTACGTAGTTTTGTTGTCACATAATACTAATTTAATGATGCATCACTCTAGATCCATAACTGTTGGTTGTATAAAATGTGGGGGGATATATAATGCAAATGGAGCTGCAAATTTTAGTTTAATATATGATAGTGATTTAGAAGATTATTATTGATAGATTGCacatttaatcttttaaatatctaGACTTGAGTTCATACTTTAATAAATTCactatttcaatatattttttctttcccataatatttttataaatatttaaattatttatatatattaataaatttctgTTTACATAGATGGATTGATACTTCTTTTGCATACagtattataaattattattttttttgtatatatatgtgCTGGACTAATTGAGagaagatataaaaaaaaaatttataaaagtaTAGATGTAGATAATAAATTTGTAAGGATATAtatgtagaaaaaaaattatgagaatataCATGTAAATATTAAATTCATGAgggtataaatataattttagatatttataagatatgtatgtataaaataattataaaaatatatataaataataaatatgtaagatatacatataaatataaatttaaagaaaaaagtaaaaaaaaaaaagactgggACCATTTTTTGGGGCCAGGCCTATGCCCGTCGTCGCACAGATGGTTCTTTCTAAAATATCAGCCGTCTGATATGATGTTCCCTCATCCCTCTCTTTTGTTTTCCTTCGCCTTCACCTTCCTGGTTCTTACGGGAATGAGGCAAAAACCCCGGAGAAGGCTAAAACCCTCCATTTCTTCTTGTCCCTTCCCCCGTCGCCATTCGCTATGCCCTTCCTCCCGTTCTCCTCGTTTTCTTCTTCTAATGAGAAACCGAACCCTCCCATcgttcctcctcctcttctcgtGCGTCTTCTTCTGCTCCATCCCCATCCCCAGGCGGAAGAAGCTCATGATTATCAAAAGTtggtagatgttggtgatagaaTATGAGTTGAGGTTTACAAGTTGTACGGTTAAGGTAGTTTAGTTTAAAAAGTCCCTAAGGAATTAATGTTTGGGGAGATCAAGGGTTGGATTGGTTTCATCTGGTAGAATTTCTGCTTATTTAGAAGTATAGTAGACTGCAGATTATGTTGCTTGTGATTATCCAATATTTGTCATTGGATCTATCATGTCCCGCAAGTATAGTTCCTTTTTGTATATGCAAAGCAGCAGAGCTACAATTATCAGCAAATATTCCTTCCTCTCACACAGTCTCTTTCAGGTCTTTGGGTTTATCAAGTGTCTTGCTTTCCTAAATTTAACTTCTCAATTTTTGGAGGTTCAGTGAAATAAATCCTTTTCCTAATTTTCAGAATAATCACTGAGTGGAAATATTCCAAAATCATTTTATTCTTCTCAAAGACACCTCTAAACATTCTATTGCTACATTCTTCTTATGATAATTTGTTAGTTTGAGGAAAAGGAAGATAATTTGCTTATTTTGGTATTCTGGAATTTTTGGTTCTTGCATTCCAATTCTCATAATTTTCTTGTTTGCCACACCCAATTGTTCTGGAAAAGGAGACAGCAAAAATTCTTCTGCAAAgtcccatttaaaaaaaaaaaaaaaaaaaattcttctgcaGAAGTTGAGAATAGCTGAGTCTGGTGTTTCTTCCACAGGTAAGGATCATTTTTCCCCCATGAAGTTTATTTCCCCATGAATCTTCAAGAAAGATGAATGTTTGTGTTGGAACAGGAGAATACCAACCAGGCAAAAACACTTTCATCTTTGTATGCAAGTCTTTTTACCAAAATAACTCACTGAGTAAGGAAGGAA includes:
- the LOC105053969 gene encoding ceramide kinase, which translates into the protein MDRSGKVLRSTLFLDQVGEVVVTLDPDGLSWKPLDRGSVASSCLCMKRHSKIETEVNFSNVYAVEFIDRGLIHDSHWNCGRFLLGSTSEMYRFVVHGFHKPKTCCSPWVLSEYTFGHEDLQKCQMWVEDINAYMKDGAGRPKSLLVFVHPLCGKGKGNKTWEMVAPIFSRAKVQTEVKVTKRAGHAFDIISSLSDGELCSFDGIVAVGGDGLFNEVLNGLLSSRHKGPYPPAPTEFGYSVNDEKNQMFGNNSNNNGRAYCNDENGLSPETSSQSDDHEPLLSNSESNGVGIPKFTNKCGPCNTDQNPVISFPNDWFRLGIIPAGSTDAIVISTTGMRDPVTSALHIVLGKSMSLDIAQVVRWKTSPSSMDLPYVRYAASFAGYGFYGDVIKESEKYRWMGPVRYDFAGTKVFLEHRSYEAEIAFLETENFDPLTGITDTGGNKTQSSRLSGQNSNKVICRMNCTVCNQTKNSAQFPSNRAITSPNIHSENSRWLQSKGRFISVGAAIISCRNERAPDGLVADAHLADGFLHLILVKDCPRPYYLWHLMQLTRSGLNPLNFDFVEHHKTPAFTFASSHDGSVWNLDGEILQACQVSVQVCRGLINFFASGPEV